The following coding sequences lie in one Euhalothece natronophila Z-M001 genomic window:
- a CDS encoding hybrid sensor histidine kinase/response regulator, translating into MNSKASLLIVDDEISNFDVIEALLEGEDYELSYAQNATRALRWLENNSVDVILLDVMMPEIDGITLCSYLKENPDYQYIPIIMVTALTGKEDLAKCLEAGADDFISKPLNWIELRSRLHSMLRIKQQYDELQLLLKRREEMAEIIVHDLQNPVTSIVLSCEMLKAMELGEKQKKKIQQISVAGRRLEEQIQTLLTMAKLETGRLVLNPVSINLKPFLEKLIQEFSAIASAKEISITSNLKIEDDCATVDTHLFSRIMNNLLSNALKYSPRGKEIQITLNETPDQLILKVSDQGKGISDEFKERIFQKYEVGKQYNDVNQTGLGLAFCQMAVLAHQGAIYVENNQPEGSTFIVEIPREVNFEPDSEADANESV; encoded by the coding sequence ATGAATAGTAAAGCATCTCTTCTTATTGTGGATGATGAAATCAGTAATTTTGATGTAATTGAAGCTCTCTTAGAAGGAGAAGACTATGAGCTTTCTTATGCTCAAAATGCTACTCGTGCCCTAAGATGGCTAGAAAACAATTCAGTAGATGTCATTTTACTTGATGTCATGATGCCAGAAATTGATGGCATTACCCTTTGTTCTTATTTAAAAGAAAATCCTGATTATCAATATATTCCTATTATTATGGTAACGGCTTTAACAGGAAAAGAGGATTTAGCTAAATGTTTAGAAGCAGGAGCAGATGATTTTATAAGTAAGCCTTTAAACTGGATTGAATTAAGATCTCGCCTCCACTCTATGTTGCGAATTAAACAGCAATATGATGAGTTACAGTTATTACTAAAGCGTCGAGAAGAAATGGCAGAAATTATTGTTCATGACTTACAAAATCCAGTAACTAGTATTGTTTTATCTTGCGAAATGCTAAAGGCGATGGAGTTAGGAGAAAAACAAAAGAAAAAAATTCAGCAAATTAGTGTTGCTGGAAGACGCTTAGAAGAACAAATTCAAACCTTATTAACGATGGCAAAATTAGAAACAGGACGCTTAGTTTTAAACCCTGTTTCTATAAACTTAAAGCCCTTTTTAGAAAAGTTAATTCAGGAATTTAGCGCGATCGCGTCAGCTAAAGAGATTAGCATTACCTCTAATTTAAAAATTGAAGATGATTGCGCCACCGTTGATACCCATCTCTTTTCCCGAATTATGAATAATCTCCTCTCAAATGCCCTTAAATATTCACCAAGAGGAAAGGAAATCCAGATTACACTTAATGAAACTCCTGATCAGCTTATTTTAAAAGTTAGTGATCAAGGAAAAGGAATCAGTGATGAATTTAAAGAACGAATCTTTCAGAAATATGAAGTTGGAAAACAGTACAATGATGTTAATCAAACTGGATTAGGATTAGCTTTTTGTCAAATGGCAGTTTTAGCGCATCAGGGTGCAATTTATGTGGAAAATAATCAGCCAGAAGGCTCTACTTTTATTGTAGAAATTCCTCGGGAAGTGAATTTTGAACCTGATTCAGAAGCTGACGCAAACGAATCGGTTTGA
- a CDS encoding response regulator, whose amino-acid sequence MTPLVLLISADLGKNETSCSYLEASGYDVVTVTDSENLTEKLDNINPQVIVTDLDSFPFQGKRILEELKSHSKLNSVPIIALINANMKDEEEEIIGVNSYLVKPIRLRQLLNQVQNSLPEEFLQ is encoded by the coding sequence ATGACTCCCTTAGTTTTACTGATTAGTGCTGATCTTGGAAAAAATGAAACAAGTTGTAGTTATTTAGAAGCGTCTGGCTATGACGTTGTTACCGTAACAGACAGTGAAAACTTAACCGAAAAATTAGACAATATTAATCCACAGGTCATTGTAACTGATCTAGATAGTTTCCCCTTTCAAGGAAAGAGAATTCTTGAGGAATTAAAAAGTCACTCAAAATTAAACTCAGTACCAATTATTGCTCTTATTAATGCAAACATGAAAGACGAAGAAGAAGAAATTATTGGTGTCAATTCTTATTTAGTCAAACCGATTCGTTTGCGTCAGCTTCTGAATCAGGTTCAAAATTCACTTCCCGAGGAATTTCTACAATAA
- a CDS encoding PAS domain S-box protein, with translation MAYSLSDKSLNYNDLNQFGANNLAQILEASPNEIYIVDLETLKIQYANPKARKNLGYSLEALQTMSPLDIVDNLTEHKIRDYINPLIRKEKTQVFLETLHYRRDRSTYPVNVYLQLIQQNSQTLLVGNVIDLSESKKVEKSLQEKVLELEGITNNIPGAIYRVSYLPEGKAKIDYVSDRVKDIIEASPEFLYEDFDNFVDLIHPEDQDKFLEGVRNTVNSSQNFCWEGRIITPSNRLVWIQLRSQPQYYPDGLIVRNGVVIDITDKKEAELALEKSEEKFRQFAENIDDIFWMVDPTTKEVVYVSPAYEKIWGRSPKEVQKNVHNLLNAVYPEDYQIVQEAISKPILEKQDTEYRIVRPDGEIRWLRDRAFPIKNQQGEVYRVAGIAQDITKEKKAQQEISRNKELREVIFNEATDALLLLDPETLKILDYNSQTLAMFALDDENYLYNKVASCLYQGDLSTIKAVLKEKEVWQEELILTKLDNTQFWADITWKEIEITGRTIYLVKVSDINERKAFEHELKSTNECLEVTNQELAQATRLKDEFLASMSHELRTPLNSILGIAEGLSEGAFKALSEPQKQAVKNIKNSANHLLELINDILDLAKIQSGKITLNFSYPNIQYLCESSLNLVQQEAHKKKIELEADIQTSCSAINVDELRIRQILINLLSNAIKFTPEQGKVTLNVKEDENKENILFSVTDTGIGISPEEMDQIFEPFVQLDSQLNRQYSGTGLGLSLVRRLSELHGGEVIVESEVGKGSTFSVRLPYTEMCFISDDAYVQAYSKKLLSFL, from the coding sequence ATGGCATACTCACTATCTGATAAATCACTCAATTACAATGATTTAAACCAATTTGGAGCAAATAATTTAGCACAAATTTTAGAGGCTAGCCCTAATGAAATTTATATTGTTGATTTAGAAACGCTGAAAATTCAGTATGCTAACCCAAAAGCTAGGAAAAATTTGGGTTATTCTTTAGAAGCCTTACAAACAATGAGTCCCCTTGATATTGTTGATAATTTGACAGAACATAAAATTAGAGATTATATAAATCCATTAATTAGGAAAGAAAAGACGCAAGTTTTTCTAGAAACTTTACATTATCGTCGGGATCGTAGTACTTATCCTGTAAATGTTTATTTACAATTAATTCAACAAAATAGCCAAACTTTACTAGTGGGTAATGTTATTGATTTGAGTGAAAGTAAAAAAGTAGAAAAATCACTACAGGAAAAAGTTTTAGAGTTAGAAGGAATTACCAATAATATTCCAGGGGCAATTTATCGCGTTTCTTATTTACCTGAAGGAAAAGCTAAAATTGATTATGTCAGCGATCGCGTTAAAGATATTATTGAAGCTTCTCCCGAATTTCTATACGAAGACTTTGATAATTTCGTTGATTTAATTCATCCTGAAGATCAAGATAAGTTTCTAGAAGGTGTTCGTAACACAGTTAATTCTTCTCAAAATTTCTGTTGGGAAGGACGAATTATTACTCCCTCTAATCGTTTAGTTTGGATTCAACTACGATCCCAACCACAATATTATCCTGATGGTTTAATTGTTCGTAACGGAGTAGTTATTGACATTACCGACAAGAAAGAAGCTGAGTTAGCGTTAGAAAAAAGCGAAGAAAAATTCCGTCAGTTTGCTGAAAATATTGACGATATTTTTTGGATGGTTGATCCAACAACAAAAGAAGTCGTTTATGTGAGTCCCGCCTATGAAAAAATTTGGGGACGCTCTCCAAAAGAAGTACAGAAAAACGTTCATAATTTGCTAAATGCAGTTTATCCTGAAGATTATCAAATTGTTCAAGAAGCTATTTCTAAGCCAATTTTAGAAAAACAAGATACCGAATATCGCATTGTTCGTCCTGATGGGGAAATTCGTTGGTTGCGCGATCGCGCTTTTCCTATTAAAAATCAACAAGGCGAAGTCTATCGTGTAGCTGGTATTGCTCAAGATATTACTAAAGAAAAGAAAGCCCAACAAGAAATTTCTCGTAATAAAGAATTAAGAGAAGTCATTTTTAATGAAGCAACAGATGCGTTACTTTTACTTGACCCAGAAACCTTAAAAATTTTAGATTATAATTCTCAAACTTTAGCCATGTTTGCTCTTGACGATGAAAATTATTTATACAATAAAGTGGCTAGTTGTCTCTATCAAGGCGACTTATCTACTATTAAAGCAGTGTTGAAAGAAAAAGAAGTTTGGCAAGAAGAATTAATACTGACTAAACTAGATAATACGCAATTCTGGGCAGATATCACTTGGAAAGAAATTGAAATTACTGGTCGTACCATCTATTTAGTAAAAGTCAGTGATATTAATGAGCGTAAAGCCTTTGAACATGAGCTAAAATCTACTAATGAATGTTTGGAAGTAACTAATCAAGAGTTAGCTCAGGCAACTCGCTTAAAAGATGAATTTTTAGCTAGCATGAGTCACGAACTTAGAACCCCACTTAATAGCATTTTAGGAATTGCAGAGGGGCTAAGTGAAGGAGCTTTTAAAGCCTTAAGTGAACCTCAAAAACAAGCCGTAAAAAACATTAAAAATAGTGCTAATCATCTACTTGAACTAATTAATGATATTCTAGATTTAGCAAAGATTCAATCTGGTAAAATTACTTTAAACTTTAGTTATCCTAATATTCAATATTTATGTGAAAGTAGCTTAAATTTAGTTCAGCAAGAGGCACATAAAAAGAAAATTGAACTAGAAGCTGATATTCAAACCAGTTGCTCAGCAATTAATGTTGATGAATTACGGATTCGACAAATTTTGATCAATTTATTAAGTAATGCCATCAAGTTTACTCCCGAACAAGGAAAGGTTACGCTAAATGTTAAAGAAGATGAAAATAAGGAGAATATCCTTTTTAGTGTCACAGATACAGGAATTGGAATTTCGCCAGAGGAAATGGATCAAATTTTTGAACCATTTGTACAACTAGATAGCCAGCTAAATCGTCAGTATTCGGGAACAGGATTAGGATTATCTTTAGTTCGTCGTCTCAGTGAATTACATGGAGGAGAAGTTATTGTAGAAAGTGAAGTTGGAAAGGGAAGCACCTTTTCTGTTAGGCTTCCTTATACTGAAATGTGTTTTATTTCTGATGATGCTTATGTTCAAGCTTATTCCAAAAAATTACTCAGTTTTCTATGA
- a CDS encoding mechanosensitive ion channel family protein has translation MNVRALSSCFLGICTIACSWLLWALPAWAQITETAPVLLDGRVVFEVARSGQFSATDRAQEATRSLNGVVRATFRPLQEEQEESISITVSTTETIPTLQLNGRHWLSVTSEDTPEGRSLIEQARIWESSLESAIARAKYERTQQFLIRSALLSFLAVAILLFFLRGINVICDRWIYPYLQESHSTPTGGSSYTQPLTIANPRFIAFQVVLNLFRFLLILITLIYISTRFPQTRHLNRQLRDTVIYSLTSDIFPLGNNAYSVLDLIILIGLLTALFILARSIKQVLRMRVLSITGLSRAAQETIAVVANYGFILIGTLVLLQLWGLDITSLNVFAGVLGVGVGLGIQGIAKEFVSGLVLIFERPIQVGDFVDVGGLVGTIENISVRSTELTTIDRVSVILPNSRFLEQEVVNWSHRSGISRLHIPVKVAYGSDVELVRQTLLDAANEHSDVLSIPPPNIFFLGFGDSALEFNLLPWISEPRKQFQIKSDLYFIIYKLFQERGITIPFPQQDIHVRSGKLPVELTQERNL, from the coding sequence ATGAATGTTCGTGCTTTAAGCTCTTGTTTTCTCGGAATTTGTACAATTGCTTGTAGTTGGTTGCTTTGGGCTTTACCAGCTTGGGCGCAAATCACTGAAACTGCACCTGTGTTACTAGATGGGAGAGTGGTGTTTGAAGTGGCGCGATCGGGACAATTTAGTGCAACAGATCGCGCTCAAGAGGCAACGCGGAGCTTAAACGGAGTCGTACGAGCCACTTTTAGACCGTTACAGGAAGAACAAGAAGAGTCAATTAGCATTACGGTTAGTACCACTGAAACTATCCCTACGTTGCAACTGAATGGACGACATTGGCTTTCTGTTACCTCGGAGGATACTCCCGAAGGACGCAGTTTAATTGAGCAAGCAAGAATTTGGGAAAGTAGTTTAGAAAGCGCGATCGCGCGAGCCAAATATGAACGCACTCAACAATTTTTAATTCGTTCAGCCCTTCTTTCTTTCCTTGCAGTTGCTATTTTACTGTTCTTTTTGCGGGGGATTAATGTAATCTGCGATCGCTGGATTTATCCTTATCTTCAAGAGTCTCATTCTACTCCTACTGGTGGTAGTTCCTATACTCAGCCCTTAACCATCGCAAATCCCCGTTTTATTGCCTTTCAAGTTGTTCTTAATCTCTTCCGCTTTTTACTAATTCTGATCACCCTGATTTACATCAGTACTCGGTTTCCGCAAACCCGTCACCTCAACCGTCAGCTACGGGATACGGTCATTTATAGTCTAACTTCTGATATTTTTCCTTTAGGGAACAATGCTTACTCAGTGTTAGATTTAATTATTCTAATTGGTCTGTTAACAGCCCTATTTATCCTAGCTCGTAGCATTAAACAAGTTTTACGAATGCGGGTTCTTAGTATAACAGGGCTCAGTCGAGCGGCTCAAGAAACCATTGCTGTAGTCGCTAACTATGGGTTTATTCTCATTGGAACCTTAGTGCTGCTACAACTCTGGGGCTTAGATATTACCTCTTTAAATGTCTTTGCAGGGGTTTTGGGGGTTGGTGTTGGTTTAGGGATTCAAGGGATTGCGAAAGAGTTTGTTAGTGGGTTAGTGCTAATTTTTGAGCGTCCCATTCAAGTGGGAGATTTTGTCGATGTGGGAGGCTTAGTGGGAACGATTGAAAATATTAGTGTTCGCAGTACCGAGTTAACAACCATTGATCGTGTTTCTGTTATTCTCCCTAACTCTCGTTTTCTAGAACAAGAAGTTGTCAACTGGAGTCATCGCAGTGGTATTTCTCGCCTTCATATTCCAGTAAAGGTTGCTTATGGATCAGATGTAGAATTAGTTCGCCAAACGCTACTAGATGCTGCCAATGAACACTCAGATGTTTTATCTATTCCCCCTCCTAATATTTTCTTTTTAGGTTTTGGGGATAGTGCTCTTGAATTTAATCTACTACCTTGGATTTCTGAACCTCGTAAGCAATTTCAAATTAAAAGTGATCTCTACTTTATAATTTATAAGTTATTTCAAGAGCGAGGAATTACCATTCCCTTCCCCCAACAAGATATCCACGTTCGCAGTGGGAAGTTACCTGTAGAGTTAACCCAAGAACGGAATCTTTAG
- a CDS encoding AI-2E family transporter encodes MSQQRIVISNSTLIVAATLFFLGVLLWQLQSLIIVVMISVVLASALAPTVNAAEKLGLPRFLAVLLVYLVLIGGLTGAAVLIGPTVVEQIQRLIRKLPNYLETLRLLAQDIALRLGMTDPEELDPINRLFDTKALTSWLIRSSQQLLVRSYGVTRGIIGGFISVILSVVLSGYMLSGSRRLLKGLISLFPSPWNARLEAQIHPVALRMGGYIQGRVLVSGILGVVITISLRALGISEFALGLGAIAGVTNLIPFFGPVLGSIPALIVATANGGWTVLWVLVLFVVVQNVETYVLDPLLVGNTVRLHPLYQLLAVIGGAQVLGILGALIVPPWVAGSATLIENLYLKPKLLAEKNQPSPSTPLPIRSGQ; translated from the coding sequence ATGTCTCAGCAGCGTATTGTTATTTCCAATTCTACTTTAATTGTGGCTGCAACTCTTTTTTTTCTAGGAGTTTTATTATGGCAACTGCAAAGCCTCATTATTGTAGTCATGATTTCGGTGGTGTTAGCTTCGGCTTTAGCCCCGACAGTCAATGCTGCTGAAAAATTAGGACTACCTCGGTTTCTAGCGGTTCTTCTCGTTTATTTGGTGCTAATTGGTGGCTTAACAGGGGCAGCAGTTCTCATTGGGCCCACAGTTGTAGAGCAAATTCAACGCTTAATTCGGAAACTTCCCAATTATTTAGAGACGTTGCGCTTATTGGCTCAAGATATTGCTTTACGCTTAGGAATGACTGATCCAGAAGAGTTGGATCCGATTAATCGTCTCTTTGATACGAAAGCTCTCACTAGCTGGTTGATTCGCTCTAGTCAACAGTTATTAGTGCGTTCTTATGGGGTAACTCGGGGGATTATTGGCGGGTTTATTAGTGTTATTCTATCTGTTGTTCTCTCAGGTTATATGCTTTCGGGATCGCGACGGTTACTGAAAGGACTGATTAGTTTGTTTCCTAGCCCTTGGAATGCTCGTTTAGAGGCCCAAATTCATCCTGTAGCCTTGCGGATGGGAGGCTATATTCAAGGACGGGTTTTAGTGTCTGGAATTTTAGGGGTTGTGATTACAATTAGTTTAAGGGCGTTAGGCATTTCTGAGTTTGCTTTAGGTTTAGGCGCGATCGCGGGGGTAACGAATTTAATTCCCTTTTTTGGCCCAGTGCTGGGTTCAATTCCAGCCCTCATTGTGGCGACGGCCAATGGTGGTTGGACGGTTTTATGGGTGTTAGTGTTATTTGTGGTGGTTCAAAATGTGGAAACTTATGTTCTTGATCCCTTACTGGTGGGAAATACTGTCCGCTTACATCCCCTTTATCAACTCTTAGCTGTGATTGGCGGCGCACAGGTGTTAGGAATTTTAGGGGCGTTAATTGTTCCTCCTTGGGTTGCTGGATCAGCGACACTAATTGAAAATCTGTATCTAAAACCTAAGTTACTTGCAGAGAAAAATCAACCCTCTCCTTCCACACCTTTGCCGATCAGATCTGGTCAATAA
- the rnc gene encoding ribonuclease III: MTSDQVKLPSFNDPTLWEKALTHRSYFNEHSEVEEDNERLEFLGDAVLGFLVGKLLYETYPQMREGELTKLRSRLVNNEHQLAEFALTLNLNQYIYLGKGAEKDGTRNNPEVLSDTLEAVIGAYFLDSGLEAVESFILPFFRSIAETVTSNAELDTNYKGRLQEWALAYWGEIPRYYIIKEEGKDHAKQFTAEVHIANQCYGVGMGETKKAAEKKAAQVALKKSR; the protein is encoded by the coding sequence ATGACCTCAGATCAGGTAAAACTCCCCTCATTTAATGATCCGACTCTCTGGGAAAAAGCCCTAACTCACCGCTCCTACTTTAATGAACATTCAGAAGTGGAAGAAGATAACGAACGGCTAGAATTTCTCGGTGATGCAGTTTTAGGCTTTCTGGTGGGAAAATTATTATATGAAACTTACCCCCAAATGCGAGAAGGAGAACTAACCAAGCTGCGATCGCGCCTTGTCAATAATGAACATCAGCTCGCCGAATTTGCCCTCACCCTCAATTTAAATCAATATATCTACTTGGGAAAAGGCGCAGAAAAAGACGGAACGCGCAATAACCCCGAAGTTCTTAGCGATACCTTAGAAGCCGTTATCGGGGCTTATTTCCTTGACTCAGGATTAGAAGCTGTGGAATCCTTTATTCTCCCTTTTTTCCGTTCCATCGCTGAAACCGTCACCAGTAATGCTGAACTCGACACTAATTATAAAGGGCGACTTCAAGAATGGGCTTTAGCCTATTGGGGAGAAATTCCTCGTTATTACATCATTAAAGAAGAGGGGAAAGATCACGCTAAACAATTTACTGCCGAAGTCCACATTGCTAATCAATGCTATGGCGTTGGCATGGGAGAAACCAAAAAAGCAGCTGAGAAAAAAGCTGCTCAAGTAGCCTTAAAAAAATCCCGATAA
- a CDS encoding sigma 54-interacting transcriptional regulator: protein MSVSQLVTWLQERTALTILPENVLSAIAPLLEERTAGANQTLVKAETQPLGLYIVQSGKLESQPSPKFTPQTPQKLSPNLSLLPGSIINLQSLVLNQPTRETIITQSECHFWFINAAKMRAIIAKYPEITQVFSQQLAQELALVSSQLNFEQERAYILRPYLVTKARRGVIGRSRYAVRLRQQIKQASETRESVLIFGEPGLGKDNAAALIHFGSSQRREPIIRVDCSTLQTSGAELFGRANGKFGLLEALGEGTLVLNNVQELDEELRPAIAQLLKDNTYTPVSRPDEPPPPPKTSQARIILISERTVPELDPYVEKTIKVPPLRVRKGDLEDQVKYYISLICRGKGLKKPQVPQETIRRLQAYDFPNNLTELENLIRRAIVQLPEGQPLTEEIVWPSYNKKKQLRLNLLNTFPRLRRFLRSVWYPDRFNYWFVLPAFALVVAILFLGPQNRSENFALNLFWAWWWPGVLIAFPFVGRLWCAVCPFMIYGELTQKVSLWLFPRKLKRWPRQSAERWGGWFLFGLFALILLWEELWHLQNTAYLSACLLLLITAGAIIFSLLFERRFWCRYLCPIGGMNGMFAKLSMTELRAQQGTCSAECTTYQCYKGGPEKGEGQETTGCPLYSHPAQLEDNRDCVLCMTCLKACPHRSVEVNLRPPGIELWTTHQPRLYEVALLLLLLDVVFLHRLPEIQTQLGLNWNLENFWVHGGVSIAVLSLPALIPILAQVIMGLSQKLAAWLKPKTVQIKPRPFVESAYGYLPLVLVANLAHYLDLGLGEGGRLLPVMFATFGLNGESLPIAIAHPAVIDFLQGASLFVGSLLAVALTQKILRRSFWSLLPQHLAILGLTVCFWQLIV, encoded by the coding sequence ATGAGTGTTTCCCAGTTGGTGACTTGGTTGCAGGAACGCACTGCATTAACAATTTTACCTGAAAATGTCTTAAGCGCGATCGCGCCCTTATTAGAAGAACGCACTGCTGGGGCAAATCAAACCCTCGTTAAAGCGGAAACCCAACCCCTCGGACTCTATATTGTCCAGTCAGGAAAACTAGAAAGCCAGCCTTCACCAAAATTTACCCCACAAACGCCCCAAAAACTATCCCCAAATTTAAGTTTACTTCCCGGTAGCATTATCAATCTGCAATCGTTAGTTCTCAATCAGCCAACACGGGAAACTATCATTACTCAAAGTGAATGCCATTTTTGGTTTATTAATGCGGCAAAAATGCGCGCCATAATTGCTAAATATCCTGAAATTACGCAAGTTTTCTCCCAACAATTAGCCCAAGAATTGGCTTTAGTCTCTTCACAATTAAACTTTGAACAGGAACGGGCTTATATTTTACGTCCCTACTTAGTGACAAAAGCAAGACGGGGCGTTATTGGAAGAAGTCGTTATGCCGTGCGACTGCGACAACAAATCAAACAAGCCTCGGAAACTCGGGAATCAGTGTTGATTTTTGGGGAACCCGGACTGGGAAAAGATAATGCGGCTGCGCTGATTCATTTTGGCTCTTCCCAACGGCGAGAACCCATTATTAGGGTAGATTGTAGCACCTTGCAAACCAGTGGGGCAGAATTATTTGGACGGGCTAACGGTAAATTTGGATTACTAGAAGCGTTAGGAGAGGGAACACTGGTCTTAAATAATGTTCAAGAATTAGATGAAGAATTGCGTCCCGCGATCGCGCAACTTCTTAAAGATAACACTTATACCCCTGTTTCTCGTCCCGATGAACCGCCACCGCCACCGAAAACGTCCCAAGCGCGAATTATCCTCATTTCGGAAAGAACAGTTCCAGAACTCGATCCCTATGTGGAAAAAACGATCAAAGTTCCCCCGTTACGAGTGAGAAAAGGCGACTTAGAAGATCAAGTTAAATACTATATTAGTTTAATTTGTCGGGGAAAAGGACTGAAAAAACCGCAAGTTCCTCAAGAGACAATTCGTCGCTTACAGGCGTATGACTTTCCCAATAATTTAACGGAATTAGAAAATTTAATTCGTCGCGCGATCGTACAATTACCCGAAGGGCAACCCCTCACGGAGGAAATTGTTTGGCCCTCCTATAATAAGAAAAAGCAACTGCGCTTAAACTTACTTAATACTTTTCCGAGGCTTCGTCGCTTTCTTCGCAGTGTCTGGTATCCAGATCGGTTTAATTACTGGTTTGTTCTCCCTGCTTTTGCCCTCGTCGTTGCCATTTTATTTTTAGGACCGCAAAATCGTTCTGAAAACTTTGCCCTCAATCTCTTTTGGGCATGGTGGTGGCCAGGGGTTCTTATTGCTTTTCCTTTTGTGGGACGCTTATGGTGTGCCGTTTGCCCCTTTATGATCTATGGGGAATTAACGCAAAAAGTCTCCCTGTGGTTATTTCCCAGAAAATTAAAACGGTGGCCCCGTCAATCAGCCGAACGGTGGGGAGGATGGTTCTTATTTGGCTTATTTGCCCTAATTTTACTGTGGGAGGAACTGTGGCATTTACAAAATACTGCTTATCTTTCTGCTTGTTTACTACTTCTGATCACGGCTGGGGCAATTATTTTTTCGCTTCTGTTTGAAAGACGGTTTTGGTGTCGCTATTTGTGTCCCATTGGCGGTATGAATGGGATGTTTGCCAAACTCTCCATGACGGAACTGAGGGCGCAACAGGGAACTTGTTCTGCCGAATGTACTACTTATCAGTGTTATAAAGGCGGCCCCGAAAAAGGAGAAGGTCAAGAAACCACAGGCTGTCCTTTATATTCTCATCCTGCACAGCTTGAAGATAATCGGGATTGTGTGCTTTGTATGACTTGCTTAAAAGCCTGTCCTCACCGTTCAGTGGAAGTAAATTTGCGTCCCCCTGGCATTGAATTATGGACAACCCATCAACCCCGTCTCTATGAAGTAGCCCTTTTACTGTTACTTCTAGATGTGGTCTTTCTCCATCGTTTACCAGAAATTCAAACGCAGTTGGGACTGAATTGGAATTTAGAGAACTTTTGGGTGCATGGGGGAGTCTCAATCGCTGTATTAAGTTTACCTGCTTTAATCCCCATTTTGGCGCAAGTGATTATGGGGTTATCCCAGAAGCTAGCAGCATGGCTGAAACCAAAGACAGTACAAATTAAACCCCGTCCTTTTGTAGAAAGTGCTTATGGCTATTTACCCTTAGTTTTAGTGGCGAATTTAGCTCATTATTTAGATTTAGGGTTAGGAGAAGGAGGGCGTTTACTACCTGTTATGTTTGCCACTTTTGGCTTGAATGGGGAAAGTTTACCGATCGCGATCGCGCATCCAGCCGTAATTGATTTCTTACAAGGGGCAAGTTTATTTGTTGGTAGTCTCCTAGCGGTGGCTTTAACTCAAAAAATTCTGCGTCGTTCTTTTTGGTCATTATTACCGCAACATTTAGCCATATTGGGACTAACGGTCTGTTTTTGGCAGCTAATTGTTTAA
- a CDS encoding DUF4334 domain-containing protein, producing the protein MSNTTLVTEIIEARKTTTEQALEIFDQLETINLEFMLGRWQGYGVHTNHPMDGLLETFNWYGKEFVDFDQVHPLLFLNRQNQPIKIDPNPTLMNLSAKLNFPKESWLGTLFRWTLPLVKTEQSKARLRMMEYRGQVTATMMYDYLPIHDHFRRIDENTVLGLMDFKRISQPFFFVLKRD; encoded by the coding sequence ATGAGTAATACTACCTTAGTAACGGAAATTATTGAAGCTAGAAAGACTACTACTGAGCAAGCATTAGAAATTTTTGATCAATTAGAGACCATTAATTTAGAATTCATGCTCGGGAGATGGCAAGGTTATGGAGTACACACCAATCATCCCATGGATGGTTTATTAGAAACCTTTAACTGGTATGGCAAAGAGTTTGTAGATTTTGATCAAGTTCATCCATTATTGTTTCTTAATCGTCAAAATCAACCGATTAAAATTGATCCCAATCCGACATTAATGAATTTATCAGCAAAACTTAATTTTCCCAAAGAAAGCTGGCTAGGAACACTTTTTCGTTGGACACTTCCTTTAGTTAAAACCGAACAATCCAAAGCCAGATTACGGATGATGGAATATCGGGGACAAGTAACTGCAACCATGATGTATGACTACTTACCAATTCATGATCATTTTCGGAGGATAGATGAGAATACCGTGTTAGGATTGATGGATTTTAAGCGGATATCGCAACCCTTCTTTTTTGTCTTGAAGCGAGATTAA